Proteins found in one Fulvitalea axinellae genomic segment:
- a CDS encoding TonB-dependent receptor domain-containing protein, which yields MKRSLLFLILLISSQVGFAQSISGKVTDSQSGEALIGANVFLKETSFGTTTGNLGDYNLTNLPEGNYELTVSLIGYETITRQAQLAKGDNLSFDFSLNVSAEILENVLVEAGSLTRHGKKIKDIPGSAHYISPKDIARINNTDVMNVLALIPGVNLNQEDGFGLRPNIGLRGSGSERSSKITVMEDGILMAPAPYTAPSAYYFPTMGRMKGIEVFKGASQIKYGPQTTAGAINLISTPIPTSLSADFGLNYGSFNTRNIYASAGNAHKNVAYMVEGFQQNSDGFKELDNGADTGYDKQDILAKLRVNTNPDAAVYQALTFKLGYAKETSDETYLGLTQADFDKDPIRRYAGSQKDQMNTEHTSWSINHLIAPTDFLQISTTAYRNEFKRNWYKLDKVNGEKIGKILASPADYKTEYDLVSGNAASADDSQSLKVKANNREYYSWGIQSIANAAFETGDMKHNVEFGIRYHEDGVDRMQWADYYTMDENGMTNRISQSAKGSEGNREQDTKALALHVQYQLSIGQLNILPGIRYENIDRSRKDWGKTDSDRTGEVSERKNKYDIFLPGLGLDYKINSNMSVFGGIHKGFTPGGSKDGSKPEESINYEAGFRTVTCGFATQVALYYNDYDNLLGSDTNSSGGTGSGDVFNGGAATAYGIEIEASYDPLASTSKTLRLPIRLNYTYTNAEFGTDFESEFDAWGEVKEGYQLPYVAEHQFTLGTSLEHRKFAIDAISKMVGEMRATAGDGSIEDNDLIESSFIVDLRARYFATNQVTVFGEVQNVFDQTYIVSRRPAGLRPNMPMAFNVGLKFAL from the coding sequence ATGAAACGATCATTACTCTTTCTCATTCTACTAATTTCTTCTCAAGTGGGCTTTGCGCAGAGCATCAGCGGAAAGGTCACTGATTCCCAAAGCGGCGAAGCACTTATCGGCGCTAACGTCTTTTTGAAAGAAACTTCTTTCGGTACCACTACTGGAAACTTGGGTGATTATAACCTTACTAATCTTCCCGAAGGAAACTACGAGCTTACAGTTTCCCTTATCGGATACGAAACCATAACTCGCCAAGCCCAGCTGGCAAAAGGCGACAACCTTAGCTTTGACTTTTCGCTTAACGTCTCGGCCGAGATACTTGAAAACGTTTTGGTGGAAGCCGGGTCGTTGACTCGCCACGGGAAAAAGATCAAGGACATTCCGGGATCCGCCCATTATATTTCTCCGAAAGACATCGCCAGAATCAACAACACAGACGTGATGAACGTCTTGGCCCTGATTCCCGGCGTTAACCTGAACCAAGAAGACGGTTTCGGCCTTCGTCCGAATATCGGCTTGCGCGGTTCTGGATCGGAAAGAAGTAGCAAAATCACCGTAATGGAAGACGGCATCCTGATGGCGCCGGCTCCTTACACCGCTCCTTCGGCTTATTATTTCCCTACAATGGGACGCATGAAAGGCATCGAGGTTTTCAAAGGCGCTTCGCAAATCAAATACGGACCGCAGACAACCGCCGGAGCCATCAACCTTATCTCGACTCCTATCCCGACTTCGCTTAGCGCCGACTTCGGACTCAACTACGGAAGCTTCAACACCCGTAATATTTACGCCTCCGCCGGAAACGCGCACAAGAACGTAGCCTATATGGTGGAAGGTTTCCAGCAGAACAGCGACGGATTCAAGGAATTAGACAATGGCGCAGACACCGGCTACGACAAGCAGGACATCTTGGCCAAACTCAGAGTGAACACCAACCCTGACGCCGCCGTTTACCAAGCTTTGACTTTCAAGCTCGGCTACGCCAAAGAGACTTCTGACGAAACTTACTTGGGACTGACCCAAGCCGACTTCGACAAGGACCCGATCCGCCGTTACGCTGGTTCGCAAAAGGACCAAATGAATACGGAGCACACTTCTTGGTCGATCAATCACCTTATCGCCCCTACGGATTTTCTCCAGATCAGCACCACGGCTTACCGCAACGAATTCAAGCGTAACTGGTACAAGCTCGATAAAGTAAACGGTGAGAAAATCGGAAAAATCTTGGCATCGCCTGCCGACTACAAAACCGAGTACGACTTGGTAAGCGGCAACGCAGCCTCGGCCGACGATTCGCAATCGCTTAAAGTGAAAGCCAACAACCGTGAGTACTACAGCTGGGGAATCCAGTCTATCGCCAACGCGGCCTTCGAAACCGGCGACATGAAGCACAACGTGGAGTTCGGAATCCGCTACCACGAAGACGGCGTAGATCGCATGCAGTGGGCCGACTACTACACAATGGACGAAAACGGCATGACGAACCGCATCTCGCAAAGCGCGAAAGGTTCGGAAGGCAACCGTGAGCAAGATACCAAAGCTTTGGCCTTGCACGTACAATACCAGCTTTCGATCGGACAACTCAACATTTTACCGGGTATCCGCTACGAGAACATCGACAGAAGCAGAAAAGACTGGGGCAAAACCGACTCGGACAGAACCGGCGAGGTTAGCGAAAGAAAGAACAAATACGACATCTTCCTTCCGGGCCTTGGGTTGGATTACAAAATCAACAGCAACATGAGCGTCTTCGGCGGCATCCACAAAGGGTTTACGCCGGGCGGATCGAAAGACGGATCGAAGCCGGAGGAAAGCATCAACTACGAAGCCGGGTTCCGTACGGTAACCTGCGGATTCGCTACACAAGTAGCCTTGTACTACAACGATTACGACAACCTCTTGGGCTCAGACACCAACTCTAGTGGCGGCACAGGCTCAGGCGACGTTTTCAACGGCGGAGCGGCCACGGCTTACGGCATCGAAATCGAAGCCTCTTACGATCCTTTGGCATCGACCAGCAAGACGTTGCGTTTGCCGATTCGCCTCAACTACACTTACACCAACGCCGAATTCGGAACGGATTTCGAAAGTGAGTTCGACGCTTGGGGAGAAGTGAAAGAAGGCTACCAGTTGCCTTACGTAGCCGAGCACCAGTTCACATTGGGCACCTCGCTCGAACACCGCAAATTCGCCATCGACGCCATTTCCAAAATGGTGGGCGAAATGCGCGCCACAGCCGGCGACGGAAGCATCGAAGATAACGATTTGATCGAAAGCTCTTTCATCGTAGACCTCCGCGCCCGTTACTTCGCCACTAATCAGGTGACTGTTTTCGGAGAGGTTCAAAACGTGTTTGACCAGACTTACATCGTGTCAAGAAGACCTGCCGGCCTCCGTCCAAATATGCCGATGGCCTTCAACGTAGGATTGAAATTCGCTCTCTAA
- the asd gene encoding archaetidylserine decarboxylase (Phosphatidylserine decarboxylase is synthesized as a single chain precursor. Generation of the pyruvoyl active site from a Ser is coupled to cleavage of a Gly-Ser bond between the larger (beta) and smaller (alpha chains). It is an integral membrane protein.): MAKAKRRLTEFIERSTGELKREKAPDARTLGFLYHSPFGKLPLALLAKRKFLSSLSGRFMDSRWSKAYISAFVKAQDVNLDEFEGEGRYKTFNDFFCRKLKPGVRPISEGIISPADGKILAFEQVETCRKFFVKGYEFDVCEFLQNDALAKKYDQSPMIIIRLAPADYHRFHFPSNGHIGKSVKVSGSYYSVSPIALDKKIEIFCENKREYSVLSTHDYGDILICEVGATLVGSVVQTYQPDSEAVKGLEKGYFRFGGSSIVLLFEKGKVTLAKDLIENSKAGLETTIRMGENIGF, from the coding sequence ATGGCCAAAGCAAAACGTAGACTCACGGAATTCATAGAACGCTCGACTGGCGAACTCAAACGCGAAAAAGCTCCCGATGCCCGCACCTTGGGTTTCCTTTATCATAGCCCTTTCGGAAAACTACCGCTTGCACTGCTTGCCAAACGCAAATTCCTGTCGTCGCTCTCCGGCCGGTTTATGGACTCTCGATGGTCCAAAGCCTACATTTCCGCTTTCGTAAAGGCCCAAGATGTTAATCTCGACGAATTCGAGGGCGAAGGTCGCTACAAAACCTTCAACGATTTCTTTTGCCGAAAACTAAAGCCCGGCGTTCGCCCCATTTCCGAAGGGATAATATCGCCCGCTGACGGCAAAATCCTCGCTTTCGAACAGGTCGAGACCTGCCGGAAATTCTTCGTCAAAGGCTACGAGTTTGATGTCTGCGAATTTCTACAAAACGATGCCTTGGCAAAAAAATACGACCAAAGCCCCATGATTATCATCCGCCTTGCCCCGGCGGATTATCACCGTTTCCACTTCCCCTCCAACGGCCATATCGGGAAAAGCGTAAAAGTCTCGGGCTCCTATTATTCCGTCTCCCCAATCGCATTGGACAAGAAAATCGAGATATTCTGCGAGAACAAACGCGAATACAGCGTACTCTCCACCCACGACTACGGAGACATCTTGATTTGCGAAGTTGGGGCCACGTTGGTAGGTAGTGTCGTCCAAACTTACCAACCGGACTCAGAAGCTGTCAAAGGCTTGGAAAAAGGATATTTCAGGTTCGGGGGGTCTTCCATCGTGTTACTCTTTGAAAAAGGGAAAGTTACATTAGCCAAAGATTTAATCGAAAACTCAAAGGCCGGTTTGGAGACAACCATCCGTATGGGAGAGAATATCGGATTTTGA
- a CDS encoding YbaN family protein — translation MKKAILITLGLLSTGLGALGIILPGLPTTPFLLLAAFLFARSSKKLHKRLLENRYLGPFIKDFEREKGLSLKKKLSIISIILAMSLVSAWFFVPPMAGKIAVMAFGLVGVIVVGFVVRTVNGSANT, via the coding sequence ATGAAAAAAGCTATTCTCATAACATTGGGTCTGCTCTCCACAGGCTTAGGCGCATTAGGCATAATCCTCCCGGGTTTGCCCACCACCCCGTTTCTGCTACTGGCGGCGTTTCTGTTTGCCCGAAGCTCCAAAAAACTGCACAAGCGCCTTTTGGAAAACCGTTACCTCGGCCCGTTTATCAAAGATTTCGAAAGGGAGAAAGGACTTAGCCTAAAGAAGAAACTCTCCATCATTTCCATCATTTTGGCTATGAGCCTCGTTTCCGCATGGTTTTTCGTACCTCCCATGGCGGGAAAAATTGCGGTGATGGCCTTCGGGCTAGTTGGCGTCATTGTCGTCGGTTTTGTGGTCAGGACAGTCAACGGCTCCGCAAACACCTGA
- a CDS encoding glycosyltransferase family A protein, producing the protein MPQPLISVVIPFYQPKKLFDRCLKSIRSQTYQNFELILVDNNADNLSRRTAVKHVNADSRITLVKEEKQGVVFASNKGMSLAKGDFLVRMDADDFMAENRLERQYEYLCENPECGAVSCLVEFVGDDEAKGFKTYVDWLNSVQSFEEIKLSRFVESPIANPTTMVRKEVPEKLGWYRDGDFPEDYELWLRWIESGVRIDKTPERLHFWVDSKERLTRTDNRYDVDAFFKIKSKYLAQSLAEKKIQEVCVWGAGRKSRQRLEHLTQHGIKVIAYLDFKEREIHGIPCFDFRTYDFTSAPFILTYVSNRGKRDEIKSFLKSKGLREGEDFLCVG; encoded by the coding sequence ATGCCCCAACCTCTTATCTCTGTCGTCATTCCTTTTTACCAACCTAAAAAACTGTTTGACCGATGCCTTAAAAGTATCCGTTCGCAAACTTATCAGAATTTCGAACTGATTTTAGTCGATAACAACGCGGATAACCTCAGCCGTAGAACTGCTGTAAAACACGTCAACGCCGACTCCCGAATAACTTTAGTCAAAGAAGAAAAACAAGGAGTCGTTTTCGCTTCAAACAAAGGCATGTCTTTAGCCAAAGGCGACTTTTTAGTCCGGATGGACGCCGATGATTTTATGGCTGAAAATCGTCTTGAAAGACAATACGAATACCTTTGCGAAAACCCCGAATGTGGCGCCGTATCGTGCTTGGTTGAATTTGTCGGGGACGACGAGGCCAAGGGATTCAAAACATATGTGGACTGGCTTAACAGCGTACAATCATTCGAAGAAATAAAACTTTCCCGTTTTGTGGAATCGCCCATAGCGAACCCGACCACCATGGTCAGAAAAGAAGTTCCCGAAAAGCTCGGATGGTACCGTGACGGCGATTTCCCCGAAGATTACGAGCTTTGGCTCCGTTGGATTGAATCCGGTGTCAGGATCGACAAAACGCCGGAACGCCTACATTTTTGGGTGGATTCCAAAGAACGACTGACCAGAACGGATAACCGATACGATGTGGACGCCTTTTTTAAGATCAAATCGAAGTATCTGGCGCAAAGTCTAGCCGAAAAGAAGATCCAGGAAGTTTGCGTATGGGGGGCTGGACGCAAAAGCCGGCAACGATTGGAACATTTGACGCAACACGGAATAAAAGTCATCGCTTATCTGGATTTCAAAGAAAGGGAAATCCACGGTATTCCTTGTTTCGATTTCCGGACCTACGATTTCACCTCCGCCCCTTTTATCCTCACTTATGTTTCTAACCGTGGAAAAAGGGACGAAATCAAGTCTTTTCTAAAATCAAAGGGCTTACGGGAAGGCGAAGACTTCTTGTGTGTCGGATAA
- a CDS encoding gliding motility-associated C-terminal domain-containing protein, whose translation MSKRRFFRFGALNGLLLIFFLVFLPNVSQATHIRAGEIIAQVVDCAGLRYKFTIIGYTDTGSDVQFGGGEIDFGDGSDPVAFDTRDFKVRQDLGDEIAKVVFEVEHAYPSSGEYIISFREFNRNAGVLNMINSVETPFYIETKLLIDSFIPCNESVNLLIPPVDKAAVGVTYVHNPGAWDPEGDSLSYEIVINKQERDKEVNGYRFPNDPLFGGTVQGGTAPAEFRMDPVTGDLVWDAPGTAGEYNIAFRVYEWRLVLGTWVQLGYVTRDMQIIVEDTDNEPPEILLPPDTCIVAGELLQAEITATDPDGHPIQMTAHSGIFELRESDRATYSPNDGRYQTPPGKAKLDIEWTPLCKYVRNRPYDVVIKAKDNPGATGVPLATFETWRVTVVAPKPELISAEQVTGNKVRVRWEDYTEKFGCGATRTERLRTKVYRKVGPGTVSSGDCKVGLEDGSGYVLVGEANAKDRLFDDDVELVYGATYCYRIVMEFTDEYGGTSFVSDERCVTFEEDDKTAAVITNVDIDKVNNADGDIIVRWTLPYDVDPAKYPGPYTYDVYRRNLSSLQSTWEKIVTTDQLEYRDKGLDTQTDVYQYYIATADKDGQYLANSGKASTVQAEMSVTTGAIILTWNATVPWTNSWSDGTEASEHVVYRNQVLEDDLTAFVEIGTVDVTESGLRFTDNGSHNGKPLDLDTEYCYYVLAKGSYFNSPKVPEPLKNRSQIICGSPDDGKPPCAPFDLQVNNGESCEERMSSLPCEVNTFANTLTWKGKTDGECGNDISEYKVYYAPDNDSPFEVLGTSKSPAFVHSDLTSIAGCYYIVAVDRAKNESLSSDTLCLDNCPSFWLPNTFTPNNDDKNETFGPYKKIDDVVVDFTRCPRFVRSLHFKVLTRHGRVIYEFVKKPGDGQDIDVLWDGMSEGGKDVSTGVYHYIVDVTFDVLDPAKRKQTFKGWIHKMK comes from the coding sequence ATGTCCAAAAGACGTTTCTTTAGGTTCGGGGCCTTAAATGGGCTGTTGCTGATCTTTTTTTTGGTTTTTTTGCCGAATGTTAGCCAAGCTACTCATATCCGGGCGGGCGAGATTATCGCACAAGTTGTGGATTGCGCTGGCTTGAGATACAAGTTCACCATTATCGGTTATACCGATACAGGCTCCGACGTTCAGTTCGGTGGCGGAGAGATCGATTTCGGTGACGGTTCGGATCCTGTAGCTTTCGATACACGGGATTTTAAGGTCCGGCAAGACCTTGGAGACGAAATCGCTAAGGTTGTCTTTGAAGTGGAGCACGCTTACCCCTCTTCGGGCGAATACATCATTTCCTTTAGGGAATTTAACCGGAATGCGGGCGTTCTGAATATGATTAACTCGGTGGAAACCCCTTTTTATATCGAGACAAAACTTTTGATTGATTCTTTTATTCCTTGTAACGAATCCGTAAATCTTCTGATTCCTCCTGTTGACAAGGCCGCCGTTGGCGTTACTTATGTGCACAATCCGGGCGCTTGGGATCCGGAAGGGGATAGCCTTTCTTATGAGATAGTTATCAATAAGCAAGAGCGTGATAAAGAAGTGAATGGATACCGCTTTCCAAATGATCCGCTTTTTGGCGGAACGGTGCAGGGAGGAACAGCACCAGCGGAGTTTCGGATGGATCCCGTAACGGGTGATCTGGTTTGGGACGCTCCCGGTACGGCGGGGGAATATAATATTGCGTTTAGAGTCTACGAATGGCGTTTGGTTCTGGGGACATGGGTGCAGTTGGGCTATGTGACCCGGGATATGCAGATTATTGTGGAGGATACGGATAACGAACCTCCGGAAATCCTGTTGCCACCAGACACGTGTATTGTAGCCGGAGAATTATTGCAGGCCGAAATAACCGCTACAGACCCTGACGGCCATCCGATTCAAATGACGGCGCACAGCGGTATTTTTGAATTGAGAGAAAGCGACAGGGCCACTTATTCGCCGAATGACGGCAGATACCAAACTCCGCCCGGAAAAGCGAAACTGGATATAGAATGGACACCTTTGTGTAAATATGTCCGGAATAGGCCTTATGATGTAGTAATTAAGGCTAAAGACAATCCGGGAGCGACTGGAGTGCCTTTAGCGACATTCGAAACTTGGCGGGTAACCGTGGTGGCCCCAAAACCGGAGTTGATTTCAGCCGAGCAGGTTACGGGAAATAAGGTCAGGGTAAGGTGGGAAGATTACACGGAGAAATTCGGCTGTGGAGCCACACGAACGGAGCGTCTCAGAACGAAAGTTTATAGGAAAGTAGGGCCTGGAACCGTGAGTAGCGGTGATTGTAAAGTGGGGCTGGAAGACGGATCGGGCTATGTGCTGGTAGGGGAAGCGAATGCCAAAGACCGACTCTTTGACGATGATGTGGAGTTAGTGTATGGCGCTACGTATTGCTACCGTATCGTAATGGAATTTACTGACGAATACGGCGGAACCAGTTTCGTTTCCGATGAGCGTTGTGTCACTTTTGAAGAAGATGACAAAACTGCCGCCGTAATTACCAACGTGGATATCGACAAAGTAAACAATGCGGATGGCGACATTATTGTCCGTTGGACTCTTCCTTACGATGTCGATCCTGCCAAATACCCGGGACCGTATACTTATGACGTTTACAGAAGAAACCTAAGTTCGCTCCAAAGCACTTGGGAGAAAATAGTGACGACTGATCAGCTTGAATACCGGGACAAGGGGCTGGATACCCAAACTGACGTTTACCAATATTATATAGCTACCGCCGACAAAGATGGACAATATTTGGCTAATAGCGGTAAAGCATCGACCGTTCAAGCGGAGATGAGCGTTACGACGGGTGCGATTATCCTGACTTGGAACGCCACGGTTCCGTGGACCAATTCCTGGTCTGACGGGACGGAAGCTTCCGAACATGTGGTTTATAGAAATCAGGTTTTGGAAGATGACCTCACGGCGTTTGTCGAGATAGGTACGGTAGATGTAACCGAAAGTGGATTACGTTTTACCGATAACGGAAGCCACAACGGCAAACCGCTCGACCTTGATACGGAATACTGTTATTATGTGTTGGCGAAAGGTTCTTATTTCAATAGCCCGAAAGTTCCGGAACCTTTGAAAAACCGTTCGCAGATTATCTGCGGAAGTCCGGATGACGGAAAGCCTCCGTGCGCGCCATTTGATTTACAAGTCAATAATGGAGAGTCGTGCGAGGAGAGAATGAGCAGTTTGCCTTGCGAAGTCAATACATTTGCGAACACTTTGACTTGGAAAGGCAAAACCGATGGAGAATGCGGTAATGATATTAGTGAATACAAAGTCTACTACGCTCCCGATAACGATTCGCCATTCGAAGTCCTGGGCACGTCAAAATCTCCGGCGTTCGTTCACTCTGATTTGACTTCGATTGCCGGCTGTTATTACATCGTAGCGGTAGACAGGGCCAAGAACGAGAGCCTTTCAAGCGACACGCTTTGCCTCGATAATTGTCCATCGTTCTGGTTGCCAAACACGTTTACGCCGAATAATGACGACAAGAATGAAACTTTCGGTCCGTATAAAAAGATAGACGATGTAGTGGTTGATTTTACTCGTTGTCCTCGTTTTGTTCGATCGTTACACTTTAAAGTCCTTACACGGCATGGTCGGGTGATTTACGAATTCGTGAAAAAACCGGGCGACGGCCAAGACATTGACGTTCTATGGGACGGAATGTCAGAAGGTGGGAAGGATGTGTCGACAGGCGTATATCATTATATTGTTGATGTGACGTTTGATGTACTGGACCCGGCGAAGCGAAAACAGACCTTCAAGGGTTGGATTCATAAGATGAAATAA
- a CDS encoding sulfatase-like hydrolase/transferase, whose translation MFRRKTLRLFTLLLAMAGCSQGGNKQKEASVSKKAKLRPNVILIMADDMGWGDPAYNGNDISITPNLDKMAQNGLQMNRFYAAAPVCSPTRGSCITGRHHNRYGITYANSGFMKPEEITLAEVLKEQGYTTGHFGKWHLGTMTKTVRDANRGGRPGNEHLYSPPQDNGFDVCFSTESKVPTWDPMVVPGRDAGDAKKKKYEKGGEYGTYYWNEKGEIVSENLQGDDTRVIMDRALPFIENAVKSEKPFFTIIWTHTPHLPVLAGQKYKDMYKDYDNDIQHFYGCITALDEQIGRLNDKLKEIGAYDNTVVFYTSDNGPEGRTRKGRTRGTAGHFRGRKRSLYEGGVRVPGIVQWPEKIKGHRETNVPYITSDYFPTVLDIVGVKMPTDRPYDGVSFKNVLLGEKVESRGAPVGFWIKKQMAWHEDNLKLYSSDNGKTFELYDLEKDPGEKTDIAADNMEKVQEMRKKLLAWRESVENSSKGQDYL comes from the coding sequence ATGTTCAGACGCAAGACTCTTAGGCTTTTCACGCTTTTATTGGCCATGGCCGGTTGCTCGCAAGGCGGCAATAAGCAAAAGGAGGCTTCGGTAAGCAAAAAAGCCAAGCTCCGCCCGAATGTTATTCTGATTATGGCCGACGATATGGGCTGGGGAGATCCGGCATACAACGGCAACGACATCAGCATCACTCCCAATTTGGACAAAATGGCCCAGAACGGCCTGCAGATGAACCGCTTTTATGCGGCCGCTCCCGTTTGTTCGCCCACAAGGGGCTCGTGCATCACCGGTAGGCACCATAACCGTTACGGGATCACTTACGCCAATAGCGGTTTTATGAAACCGGAAGAAATCACTCTGGCCGAAGTGCTGAAAGAGCAGGGTTACACGACGGGGCATTTCGGAAAGTGGCATTTGGGCACAATGACCAAAACCGTCAGGGACGCAAACCGAGGAGGTCGTCCCGGAAACGAGCACCTGTATTCGCCACCGCAGGATAATGGCTTCGACGTATGCTTCTCGACAGAATCGAAAGTTCCGACTTGGGACCCGATGGTAGTGCCGGGGAGAGATGCGGGAGATGCGAAAAAGAAGAAGTATGAGAAAGGCGGCGAGTACGGAACTTACTATTGGAACGAAAAAGGAGAAATCGTTTCTGAAAACTTACAGGGTGACGATACGCGCGTGATTATGGACAGGGCGCTTCCTTTTATCGAGAACGCCGTAAAAAGCGAAAAGCCGTTCTTTACCATAATATGGACACATACTCCGCACTTGCCGGTTTTGGCCGGCCAGAAGTACAAGGATATGTATAAGGACTACGATAACGACATTCAGCATTTCTACGGATGCATTACGGCTTTGGATGAGCAAATAGGTCGCCTTAACGACAAGCTTAAAGAGATTGGCGCTTATGATAACACCGTAGTGTTCTATACCAGTGACAACGGGCCGGAAGGACGTACAAGAAAAGGCCGTACACGTGGCACGGCCGGGCATTTCCGCGGAAGAAAGCGTAGTCTTTACGAAGGCGGTGTCCGCGTTCCGGGAATCGTGCAGTGGCCGGAGAAAATCAAAGGCCACAGGGAAACGAATGTCCCTTACATCACCAGCGATTATTTCCCAACGGTTCTCGATATAGTTGGAGTAAAAATGCCTACTGATCGTCCGTATGACGGTGTCAGTTTCAAAAATGTACTGCTTGGCGAGAAAGTCGAAAGTCGTGGTGCGCCGGTTGGGTTCTGGATCAAGAAACAGATGGCTTGGCATGAGGATAACCTGAAACTTTATAGTTCTGACAATGGAAAAACTTTCGAGCTGTATGATTTGGAAAAAGATCCGGGTGAAAAGACGGATATAGCCGCTGACAATATGGAAAAGGTTCAGGAAATGAGAAAGAAACTGTTGGCTTGGAGAGAATCGGTTGAGAACAGTTCCAAAGGACAAGATTACTTATAA